One genomic window of Haliotis asinina isolate JCU_RB_2024 chromosome 4, JCU_Hal_asi_v2, whole genome shotgun sequence includes the following:
- the LOC137281417 gene encoding uncharacterized protein, with protein MYVKPCSPPRPMNVAVLFLCLLQSRSVWGLIMPTTKPNAAADLASLSNLVTQLQQTVTALQASNTHAAADITSLKKQVASLKLASKTVSFHVWRPSGDARTSNAEYAPLTFNRMDINAGSGYNITAGTFTAPVSGTYLFYLEVDVFKKNADMFIFMKKSGGVFKSAGFQEAGVAAVAVRHLDKGEEVGVVPEQSSYYYTTPAQIFGGVLLSAD; from the exons ATGTATGTGAAACCCTGTTCACCACCACGCCCAATGAATGTGGCAGTTCTGTTTCTTTGCCTTTTGCAGAGTAGGTCTGTGTGGGGACTTATCATGCCCACGACGAAACCGAATGCTGCCGCTGATCTCGCCAGTCTTTCAAATCTCGTCACTCAGCTTCAGCAGACTGTGACTGCTCTTCAAGCCAGCAATACCCATGCAGCTGCGGACATAACGTCACTGAAAAAACAGGTAGCATCCCTCAAGCTTG CATCGAAGACCGTGTCATTTCACGTGTGGAGGCCATCAGGAGACGCTCGAACCAGCAATGCTGAATATGCTCCCCTGACATTCAACCGTATGGACATCAACGCTGGATCTGGCTACAACATAACCGCCGGCACCTTCACTGCACCAGTGTCCGGAACTTACTTGTTCTATCTGGAAGTGGACGTGTTTAAGAAGAATGCTGACATGTTCATCTTCATGAAGAAGTCGGGAGGAGTGTTCAAGTCCGCCGGGTTCCAGGAAGCGGGTGTTGCTGCTGTAGCTGTGCGCCATCTTGACAAAGGGGAGGAGGTTGGGGTGGTACCGGAGCAATCAAGTTATTACTATACTACACCTGCTCAAATCTTCGGCGGGGTATTGTTGTCCGCGGACTGA